The following proteins are co-located in the Apium graveolens cultivar Ventura chromosome 5, ASM990537v1, whole genome shotgun sequence genome:
- the LOC141661241 gene encoding uncharacterized protein LOC141661241, producing MDGDNQNNNENQNNNGNQQPKPNIVSQYKRLNPPTFDGATDPTVVEMWIQEMEKAFGLLGSNEQQKVTLDVYQLQGSAYDWWLMEKRKNETTTNLEENPEPYTWEKFKKALEDKYFPRTVRLQKERDFIRLQQGDKTVIQYEAEFAKLAKYASTLVADESSRARRLEEGLRSDIRNSVASFELQTYEAVLNKALVIERGLAESEKASGSWNKRRFTQTSGQSFQGGPLKKPHVYDNIGGQGDRERCSRCGKNHPDKVCRWNTGTCFHCGEVGHKISNCPHNPPPPPRKEADNKMGKGRVFQLTGNDNYRN from the exons ATGGATGGAGATAATCAGAACAACAACGAAAATCAGAACAACAATGGAAATCAG CAACCAAAGCCCAACATCGTCTCTCAGTACAAGCGTTTGAACCCGCCAACTTTTGATGGAGCAACTGATCCGACAGTAGTTGAGATGTGGATCcaagagatggaaaaagcttttggACTTCTTGGGAGCAATGAGCAGCAGAAGGTGACCTTAGATGTGTACCAATTGCAAGGAAGCGCTTACGACTGGTGGCTTATGGAGAAGAGGAAGAACGAGACAACAACGAATCTTGAAGAAAATCCTGAACCGTACACTTGGGAAAAGTTCAAGAAGGCTTTAGAGGACAAGTACTTTCCTAGAACAGTTCGTCTGCAGAAAGAGAGAGACTTCATTCGCCTTCAGCAAGGGGATAAAACCGTCATTCAATACGAAGCAGAATTTGCAAAGCTTGCAAAATACGCGTCGACCTTAGTAGCTGATGAGAGCAGTCGAGCACGAAGATTGGAAGAGGGACTTCGAAGCGACATCAGGAACTCTGTGGCGTCTTTTGAACTTCAGACATACGAGGCTGTCCTCAACAAGGCGTTAGTGATCGAAAGGGGCTTGGCAGAATCTGAAAAGGCGTCTGGCAGCTGGAATAAGAGGCGGTTCACTCAAACTAGTGGGCAATCTTTTCAAGGGGGACCACTCAAGAAGCCACACGTGTACGATAACATCGGAGGTCAAGGTGATCGAGAAAGGTGTTCGAGGTGCGGCAAGAATCATCCCGACAAAGTCTGCCGTTGGAATACAGGTACTTGTTTCCATTGCGGAGAAGTAGGACACAAGATTTCGAATTGTCCGCACAACCCGCCACCGCCACCAAGGAAGGAAGCAGATAACAAGATGGGCAAAGGACGAGTATTTCAGCTCACAGGAAATGACAACTATCGCAATTAA